CATTCTTCTTTCTGTCAATGTCTTCATCGTTTCTTCCGTCACCCCTTTGTAAGGTCTAAATGTAAAAGCCTAGCagcgaaaataacacaaatatCTAACATAAGAATAAGGAAAAGTTTAGggggccagcagttttattgaattttggccagcatgtaaccagcagagaaaggtgagccattggatgaaatctcacaccaatctcacaccatcaaatcatcattgatggctagttgatggctaacaatcacaaaaattgctggccccctagcattgctctaaGAATAATATGGAAGCACTAACAACACAGTATAGCAGCAACTATGAACAAacaaatatagcaagtaaagcaataacaagaacacataCACCGAGATTTTAACGTAAAAAATCCCTTCAATGTGAGGTAAAAATCATGAGTCATCCAAACCAATGAAATAGCTGCACTATAATTAAATGAGGTATAAGAGAAtctcaaacaaaatacaaaaacgtGCATATAAGTTATAACCAGCCAAAATATCAAAGCACCAAAACTTACAAATgagaaacaagataaaaaatacccAAAAATAGAGTTGTTGTTTGAAGCCTATTTCTCCTTCTACAGATCTTTAATCAACATCTTCACCGTCCATAATGAGGAACAAGATGAGAAGAACACGCAGTTTAAATTTTAagccgatccaacggtgaacgaatgagaaaatattatttgaaatttactgctttgcataaaaacaaaaattctgttttctctcttctatcTCACTTTGATGGCTACACTCTCTACCTCTCAATGACCCCAAAATCTTATTAGGGTTGTGACACAATGGGTGAAAAAGAAACACCCCAAAAATTGGGCTTAGATCTCataaaggagagaaaaaaaccCAACAAACCTCTCCCTTCTCGACTAGGTGGAAGCCCTCATCATTCCGGCGATCAAACAACACGTTTCAAGCTTATTTTTTGACAATGCTTTTGTCATCATATCAGTACCATTGTCATCAGTGTGAACTTTCTCAAGTTCCAACAACTTGGAATCTAACATATTCCGTATCCAGTGATACCTAACATCAATATGTTTAGATCTTGCATGAAAAATAGAATTCTTGGCAAGATGAATAGCATTTTGACTATCACACAACAACACATAACGGTTTTGCTTGAAACCAAGTGCTACAAGAAACTTCTTCATCCACAACAAATCTTTACATGCTTCAGTTACTGTAATAAACTCTACCTCTTTAGTAGAAAATGCAATACACTTCTGTAACCTTAACTGCCATGAAATAGCTCCTCCTACAAACTTGACCAAATAGCCTGAAGTAGACTTTTGAGAATCAATATCTCCTGTCATATCTGCATCAGTAAAGCCAACTAGCAAAGGTTTCTCACTACCAAAACTCAAACTCAAGTTAGTTGTACCTTTGAGATATCTCATAATCCATTTAACAATATTCCAATATTCTTTACCTGGATTAGAGAGAAAATGACTCACAGTACCAACCGCATAAGTAATGTCTAGTCTAGTACACACCATAACATACATTAAGCTTCCAACAGCTGAGGCATAAGGAATTTCATTCATTGCTTGTTTTTCCTCATCAATGGTTGGACACTGCTTGGTGCTCAACTTAAAATGAGGAGCAAAAGAACTAGCAACACATTTGGCATCATTCATGCCAAACTTTTGAAGCACCTTCTTTATGTACTTCTCATGTGACAAATAAAGCTTCTTGGAATCTCTATAACGAGTAATAGTCATGCCTAAAATATGTTTGGCAGGACCCAAGTTCTTCATAGTAAAGAAATTGCTCAACTATTTTTTCAACTCATTAATCCTCAAAGCATTCTTGCCCacaatcaaaatatcatccacataaagtaaaaaaatcataaaattatcatcaaaaaatttttacacAAATACACAATGATCTGAAGTTGTCTTACGGTAACTGACGAacggattttctatcggtaaagaattttacaaataaagtctctttgtaagtatagtttctaaaccaacggagaatcctttcgtacaaaaatttggttatcacaagtaacaaaacccaataaatttataaaccgaagtattcaaacctcggaccgtcttctcaaggaattgcagggaggtgtgttttattattgattatggaaaaagtatatttttggggtttttaaataggttgaacaagaaaagtaaattgcaagaaattaaattaataactaataaagctcttggcaaagtatgagaattagaagtcctatcctagttatccttatcaattgtgatgagaattggcttttgctcccacttggtcaacctctaactatgaaggtatgttaagtggataaattaatttgattcctcaagtcctagtcaattcctaagaaaagactagagttaggagaattcaaatcaattagcaaagaattccaattttcaatcatcagctgagtttgataactcaagagtctctaattactcaaccaaagctaagagtgtaaaaagctaaattaaaatcatatatctaaaatacctcgaattatattaaatagaaagttAGATTGAACATAAGAATCCATAaaccaaattggcaacatcaagtaatcaactaaagtaatagaataaataaaagtagaagaaaatataaagaaaagtaaaggaatattaaacctggaaattgagaagtagaaatcctaatcctaaaagaaatcctaaatcctaaaacctaagagaggggagagagtctctctctctaaatgctacatctaaacctaaaattatgaattatgagccTATGCTAAGTATtccttgagtctctgcatgtttcctggctttattctgtgtttctgggccgaaaactgggtcaaaacgcggcccgAAATTGGTCCCAACGTGttctgttaattctgcagatcgcgcatgtcacgcgtacgcatcatccacgcgtgtgcgtcattcagcatttttttcttgccacgcgtacgcgtcgtccacgcgttcgcgtcattcgtgcagACTCCAAtctacgcgttcgcgtcaggcacgcgaacgcgtcactgcaATTtcctccatttcgcgcggtcgcgtgagccatgcgtcccgTCGGTGttcactggtcatctccttagtttcttgtgttccttccatttttttgcaagcttcctctccattctctaagtcacggcattgaatggtataAGGTAGAATTTAAAATACGCAATTTAAAGGCTTAGGAAGCAGGTTTTCAACCATaaaactaaactaggaaggaattgtaaaatcatgcaaatcatatgaataagtgggcaagaatttgataaaaaccactcaattaaacacaatataaaccataaaatagtggtttatcaacctccccacacttaaatattagcataTCTTCATGCTTAGCttaagaagataaaataaattagtggAAAAAAAGTAAGattcatgcaatgcaacctatgaatgtgaatgcaactacatgctaagatgtttctatctacttggttaaaaacaaacaagttctccaagacaaatacaaaccaaattccactaattcaaatcatacaataaaaagcaagtagacttgtaagaagatagctcatgaaagaagggaacatagaatcaagcactgaacccttactggtagtgtatatcactctaactctcaagtgcctagggtcaatcactctactcttctctaataatgctttctaaactttgttcttcatctaaccaatcaacaaatatttagtatacccatgcaaacatcatgaggtcttttcagggttgtaatggggctaaggtaagggtgaggatatatgtatgaccaagtgagctataatatgaatctttgactaacctaagctCTTACCACACACACACTCTATGTAATTCTAAAATCacacctagctacccataattcccacttttgtataattttcatactcatgtaccaaattttttatatttctttacttttatcacatgtgcattgatctttattaaagcttaacattggggtaattttgtccccttatttatttatatatttattgaatatttttagtttttttttttaaatataacttatcaatgcacatggatttttaatttttctggttttacatgagtaggttcccaaatttccaatattaaaataaattagaaacatgatacattcccttattaacccatgttcccacagtttttccacacttagttgatgcacaatctctatcttaagctaaccaaagattcaatttggggtaattaattgtttttctgcttaaggctagtgatgtggttatagaacaaaaggggattaaaaagctcaaggtcgctaacaagggtgacataacagggtaggcttatttgggataagtgagttaataatcaaatatggcctcaatcatatgcaagcatgtaaatatactaaacaatggacatatagactggAACAAAATacagattgcaatcatagagaagaaaaatacacaagaatgaaatattatggttaaataatgtaaccatataaataagctcaaaatctcacggattgtgtgttctttggctcaaaaatccatgttccaaatacaacttccgacaagtttaacacaaaaattttaattttaaattagtgaaattttttaaaaatagggtcttaaaaagaaacttattatttttctaccaagtagtacttaaatgcaaacaatcaactacacatgcaatctattatgcaatgcaacaatgaactaacaaagaaaactagacattggtgttgggaagaaaataactaatccatggagatcggtatcgacctccccacacttaaagattgcaccgtcctcggtgcatgctgagatgtgcaggtggaggGACTGTTCTAACTGGCGCTTTATTCCGAAGAttttgcagatggacttgtctgtctccccttgtaaacgtcttccggttcccttccgggtggccatcctgaaagaaaaagggaagaaaagtaatccagaaataaagataagaaaataaatgaagtatgggtgggttaatgccaaatgataagggtctcaattacatggaaGCTTCAGCATGTgcgtgagaaaacaatagaagcacatggcataccagtggtgCAAAATTTACAACAATGGGAAGAGTGTGGATAATGCAAGATATTGTATgttcatgtcaatgcaagaGGGATACAAGTATCATATAAGATTAGCATTGacctataaataatattacccaacAATGAAAACAAGTCacgaagcaccaaaataatatcagaaaagatacaacagttgaataagaaaatttaacaccaatggaaaaataataaatttagaaaagaaaagaaaaatatgcacaaaatgaaaatgcaatgaatgaaagtatgcaaataaattaaatagaatgaaagtgaagaaggatgagaagttaaagagatgaagaagaagtaagtaagaaagaaagaagaaagaaataagaaagggaaagaagaaattaggatttggggaagaaaagataagatatttggctaatctggataagctgtgcgttgcatgtgacgcggacgcgtgagtgacgtggtcgcgtgatgtaaaataattatcggtgacgcagacgcgtggatcacgcggtcgcgtggtctgATTTGTGCtattggcgcgagtgcagcctcgcgttcgcgcaactctctgtttgaaacccattttgccaaattttagggtgacgcggttgcgtggttgacgcgatcgcgtgaatgaCCATGTTGTGAaaaatgacgcgaacgcgtggggcacgcattcgcgtggtagggcttgtacTTCTAGCATGGTTCCAGCCCCATTCTGGCCTAACATTCTGCCATACACCCCTTTTAACGTCGATTtttggggcacgcgttcgcgtgggtgacgcggacgcgtgggaggccaatttttccacatgacgcggacgcgtcagggatgcgatcgcgtgggcgtatttgtgccaaaggcacgtctccagccacgctttcgccTGACTTTCTGTTCAATTCTCTTTTCTTCAGAATGCACctatgacgcagacgcgtcagcaACGCTTACGCGTCGCGTGCGTTTTTTTATGCAGgatgcaaaatgcaatgctaatgcggatgttatgaataattccaggttcaatgaaataaaataaaactcaaaaacaaacaaaactaaataaaattataattgaaaaaggaacgatcataccatggtgggttgtctcccacctagcacttttagttaaagtccttaagttggacatttagtgagctctttgtcatggtggcttgtgcttgaactcatcctgaaacttccaccaatgcttggacttccaataagctctgtctattccatgatttttcaagccttgatggagttcttcacaagttttgagctcccaaagttgatcttcTTGTATgtcgggatcccaaatcttgattttacacccgtcttcaagttgatcatcatggttccatccgggtggcaagcactTTGAATTCTCTACAGAGtaccaaactcttcttttagatctAACCAAATTATCACCAGTTGAGCCCTTACATCTATCTCTTGAAGTATCAACCttgatgagccttgatttgtAACTCTAACCACTAAACAGTCTCCTCTTACGCTTTATGCCACAAAGCTTCCTGAGTTGGCCGTTCGTTTCAAGAAAACCGTACTCAAGTGGGATAGGAAGACGAACAGAgataagttttacccactcaagtgaaggagtagacGGCAACCTAGGTGGAGAAGTTTCCAACGTTCTTGACAAAGCGTACTCAACTCCCGTCCGCCCTTTTCTAAGGATTTTCGCTCCCACATTATTCTCAGACTCAATCAGAGAAGAGTCTTCATATTCAAGGAGTTCATTTGCGGATGTAGATTTATCACTAGGAGGACTTGATGCATGATCTttatcaccaagggaacttacTTCTtgatctatcccatccaagtttTCATAAGGAATATGCCATGGAGGTTGTGCACTGGCCTTCTTGacatcaatttcaattttattggaGGGTGCTCTACAATtctagattcccatggaggttcagcatctcctaaatcctCAACCACTTCTTTCTCTGCAACcattatggcttcctccacttgttccaatacaaagccatgttcctcattgtccaccggagtttctagtgtctcattcatgctacgctcttcttttgattctccacataTAGCCATGGGAGTACTTTGAGTGTTCAAATATTGGGAAGCTAATCGGTTTACTACCTCGGTCAAGGCAATCGCGAATTCTAGTACTCCTCATTTCATCTCTCTTTGCCCTTGAAAAAGAACACCAATAGTGTCATGCATCGAAGGTTGAGGTGGATGTGAGGGCTCATTATTTGGGAGGAAAGGTTCATGATAAGAGGGTGGTTCATCATAAGAATGTGGTGGTTTATCACTCTCCATCTTTTCTACTTGTTACACCGCACACTTCAATTCTTTGTTCTCAAGTTGAGATTCTTTAGCCATGAAAGCTTCGGGCGCTATTCGGTTTACCGCTCGGTCCAATTGACGCAGGGTTGCTTGAAATTTATCCATgtttccttgagatgatcccttgactcttgttttGCTCggatatcataagtaggatcatacggctcttggattgatagaTATGGATgtggtgtatatggaggtggtggtcctTGGGAGTAactgggttggaattggggtggatttatgtatggctcatatggctcatGGGGTGGTTGATATGATGGATAAGGGTTAGAATCATGTGATGATGTTTGGTagtagggggcttgtgagtatggtggtccagaGTTATATTAAGGGGgtggttcataagcatatggtggtggttgttgataatcaaaagaatgctcaccatagccattgccttgatatgcatcacagaatggttattgatagtccattggaggtggttgttgccaagagagttgatcaaatccttgtggctcctcccatctttgattgttccatccttgatgcatgttctcctTATAGCGTACATTCCctacaacaacattggaaccaaactcatagcgacaggggtgagaattcatagtagctaataaaaattaaaaacaaaaataaaaacaaataaacaagcaaaataaaatatttacaataaccaataataaggcacacgtttgcaattctccggcaacggcgccattttgacgaacggattttctatcggtaaaaaattttacaaataaagtctCGTTGTAattatagtttctaaaccaacggagaatcctttcgtacaaaagtttggttgtcacaagtaacaaaacccaataaatttataaaccgaagtattcaaatctcggatcgtcttctcaaggaattgcagggaggtgtgttttattattgatcatggaaaaagtatctttttggggtttttaaataggttgaacaagaaaagtaaattgcaagaaattaaattaataactaataaagctcttggcaaggtatgagaattagaagtcctatcctagttatccttatcaattgtgatgagaattggcttttgctcccacttgatcaacctctaactatgaaggtatgttaagtggataaatcaatttgattcctcaagtcctagtcaattcctaagaaaagactagagttaggggaattcaaatcaatcagcaaagaattccaattttcaatcatcagctgagtttgataactcaagagtctctaattactcaaccaaagctaagagtgtaaaaagctaaattaaaatcatatatctgaaatatctcaaattatattaaatggaAAGTTAGATTGAACATAAGAATCCATAaaccaaattggcaacatcaagtaattaactaaagtaatagaataaataaaagtagaagaaaacataaacaaaagtaaaggaatattaaacctagaaattgagaagtagaaatcctaatcctaaaagaaatcctaaatcctaaaacctaagagagaggagagagcctctctctctaaaagctacatctaaacctaaaattatgaattatgagccTATGCTAAGTATTCCTTGAGTCTTCTACATGTTCGctggctttattctgtgtttctaggccaaaaactgggtcaaaacgcggcccaaaatcaCTCCCAGCGTGTTCTGctaattctgcagatcgtgcatgtcacgcgtacgcgtcatccacgcgtgcgtgtcattCAGCGTTTTTTTCTTGCCATGCGTACACGTCGTCCATGCAttcgcgtcattcgtgcagactccaatccacgcgttcgcgtcaggcacgcgaacgcgtcactgtgattttctccatttcgcgcggtcgcgtgagccatgcgtccgcgtcggtattcgctggtcatctccttagttTATTgtgttctttctatttttttgcaaacttcctctccattctctaagttattcctgtcctatgaatcctgaaacacttaacacacagatcacggcatcgaatggtataaaaaagaattaaaatacgtaattaaaagatctctaggaagcaagttttcaaccatagaactaaactaggaaggaattgtaaaatcatgcaaatcatatgaataagtgggcaagaatttgataaaaaaccactcaattaaacacaatataaaccataaaatagtggtttatcagtaaCCATACTTCTCCATAACAGATTCAAACTTCTTGTACCACTGTCTTAGAGCTTGCTTCAACCCATAAAGACTCTTCTTAAACTTGCACACAAAATCTTCTTTTCCTTTAACAACAAAACCCTCTGGTTGCTCCATGTAGATTTCCTAGTCCAAATCACCGTGAAGAAAAGCTGTCTTTACATCTATTTGCTCAATCTTCAGATCAAGAGAAACTGTTAATCCAAGCACAGCACGAATGGATGACATCCTCATAACAGGAGAA
This portion of the Arachis duranensis cultivar V14167 chromosome 6, aradu.V14167.gnm2.J7QH, whole genome shotgun sequence genome encodes:
- the LOC107494720 gene encoding uncharacterized protein LOC107494720, which codes for MEQPEGFVVKGKEDFVCKFKKSLYGLKQALRQWYKKFESVMEKAPSNKIEIDVKKASAQPPWHIPYENLDGIDQEVSSLGDKDHASSPPSDKSTSANELLEYEDSSLIESENNVGAKILRKGRTGVEYALSRTLETSPPRLPSTPSLEWVKLISVRLPIPLEYGFLETNGQLRKLCGIKRKRRLFSG